In one window of Gossypium hirsutum isolate 1008001.06 chromosome A01, Gossypium_hirsutum_v2.1, whole genome shotgun sequence DNA:
- the LOC107917005 gene encoding uncharacterized protein, with the protein MSRKGHSNNKLVRFITIPFRALGKARDLYVKSMTSCASRVSFGQGSGDYSGQYSGLPRSFSASSATSSHDNEDLRDLIRAASVRSLGHRNEIEMFMQEQLKQMRSSKGLPKSSSVGMGRIDEDKPCDDFDEKDEAPVDNKKQDSLFKRSRTYASVTKRTSVAFDSY; encoded by the coding sequence ATGAGCAGAAAAGGGCACTCCAATAACAAGTTGGTGAGATTCATCACAATTCCTTTCAGAGCCTTGGGCAAAGCTAGGGATCTTTATGTTAAAAGCATGACAAGCTGTGCTTCAAGGGTCAGCTTTGGGCAAGGCAGTGGTGATTACTCAGGCCAATATTCAGGCTTGCCTAGGAGCTTTAGTGCAAGCTCTGCCACATCTAGCCATGATAATGAAGATCTTAGAGACCTTATTAGGGCTGCATCGGTTAGAAGCTTGGGACATAGGAATGAAATAGAGATGTTCATGCAAGAACAATTGAAGCAGATGAGATCATCGAAAGGGTTGCCAAAGAGTAGCAGTGTGGGGATGGGGAGAATTGATGAAGATAAGCCTTGTGATGATTTTGACGAAAAAGATGAAGCTCCTGTTGATAACAAGAAACAAGATTCTTTGTTTAAAAGAAGTAGAACCTATGCTTCTGTCACAAAAAGAACTAGTGTTGCTTTTGATTCTTATTGA